A genomic window from Vigna radiata var. radiata cultivar VC1973A unplaced genomic scaffold, Vradiata_ver6 scaffold_153, whole genome shotgun sequence includes:
- the LOC106752612 gene encoding uncharacterized protein LOC106752612 isoform X1, with protein sequence MVIHNQILRWLKKPKVLKFVCLTSSVVGLLCYALSSSFNYLLGNWSWWKMLLYIVFSFIICLAILFTPARSSSTSFRLESHLAFLVLIXTSVCSFLFDNVVKGKPDAYNVISWAAFATMSLGLSNXSQFGFXIDLLYFFCGGLTVQLMKIKLWLVTVGGGFSYSLLQLRYYPSDTDGENLRPEDHNQVIVQVNDSGSVNADVDSTQGTSPEDGDLRFQDHLLTQSNSSSQDGSVDDGLIIQQQLINCIKELEKENHMLVYMVCSHVDKYLKAVFDSKEVPDPDINLVMDALPSEIMRRLKETVKLMVDGGFKEECSDIYNKWRKEFLEQCLQKLGLQIELQFEESNEWKIMNWLDTCKVAEKIMFPNERKLCDYLFSGFSVAADVSFDKVCEELTIGLLSFVNTTITIGSYLPDLLLDFFPKMSKSLGKLXLNFTSETSFVDDIQDVXQRLAMLNNFGLIVYANNVQAPVTVRGLHLITMEAMDYIHRITKKRADRSDSIGNFLFWVMIXRMIELLEKXLVAKYENYYPNPALGHAFMXNNLSYIEQKTRDLKLNDDWFRQNATKVEQYCNVHLRNKSQQANADVDSTLGNSVEYLRRISQQANADVDTSLGSSPEDGDLRFRSHLLIQTSSHSQEDVRIIQQLTNCVKELEKENQMLVPRVCSHVDKYLKAVFDSKEVPDPYINLVMDSLPSQIMRRLKDTVMRMVNAGFMEECSQIYIKWRREFLEQCLQALGLQFQTPSNDDFEKWLKTCKAAAKVLFPNEKRLCDYLFPERRFDADVFFEKVYKKLTTCLLSFADITITTESHLPNLLSNIVPKMLESLHELTGEISEMCFPKLSCVPDLEDFRKKLSILCSLRNTIYTNNVQAPVTHGGLHLITWETMNYILNNSDNIGYSSFWVVIGRMIELLESELEVKSKDYYADSALGYIFMINNLSYIEQKTRDLKFHDDWFRQNTVKVEQKCNLYLRGSWNKMVEFLKVETEEWAEADVVTELMIENIRLFNLHFEETCTIQSTWTVSDKLLREQIIKSIEGFLLPEYGKFCNSFLAVLGNQAYEYIKFGFIDIQNCLSHLFLLDEEMNPKYKKNV encoded by the exons ATGGTCATCCACAACCAAATTCTGAGATGGCTGAAGAAACCAAAGGTACTAAAATTTGTATGTCTTACTTCATCTGTTGTTGGGCTGTTATGTTATGCTCTCAGTTCCTCTTTCAACTATTTACTGGGAAACTGGAGCTGGTGGAAGATGCttctttatattgttttcaGTTTCATCATTTGTCTAGCCATCTTGTTCACACCGGCAAGGTCAAGCTCCACCTCTTTCCGGCTGGAATCTCATTTGGCATTTTTGGTTCTTATANTCACTTCTGTTTGTTCCTTTTTGTTTGATAACGTGGTGAAGGGAAAACCAGATGCATACAACGTCATCTCTTGGGCTGCTTTTGCTACTATGTCGCTTGGCTTGTCAAATNTCAGTCAATTTGGATTCCANATTGATCTACTATATTTCTTCTGCGGAGGTCTAACAGTACAACTCATGAAGATCAAATTGTGGTTAGTCACTGTTGGAGGGGGTTTCAGTTATTCCCTCCTCCAGCTTCGTTACTATCCGAGCGACACAGACGGGGAGAACCTTCGGCCCGAGGACCACAATCAAGTAATCGTTCAAGTTAATGATTCAGGGAGTGTTAATGCTGATGTTGATAGTACTCAAGGCACCTCACCTGAAGATGGGGATCTTAGATTCCAAGACCATCTACTCACTCAAAGCAATTCATCTTCACAAGATGGAAGCGTTGATGATGGTCTTATCATCCAACAACAGCTCATCAATTGTATAAAGGAGCTTGAGAAGGAGAATCATATGCTTGTTTACATGGTTTGTAGTCACGTGGACAAATACCTTAAAGCCGTGTTCGACTCCAAAGAAGTACCGGATCCTGACATCAACTTAGTGATGGATGCACTTCCATCGGAAATTATGAGGCGCCTTAAGGAAACCGTGAAGCTGATGGTGGATGGAGGTTTTAAGGAGGAATGCAGCGACATTTACAACAAATGGCGAAAGGAGTTTCTGGAACAGTGTCTGCAGAAACTTGGGTTGCAAATTGAATTGCAATTTGAAGAGTCCAACGAATGGAAGATTATGAACTGGTTAGACACGTGCAAGGTAGCGGAGAAGATAATGTTTCCCAATGAAAGGAAACTCTGCGATTACCTCTTTTCAGG GTTTTCTGTCGCTGCGGATGTTTCCTTCGATAAGGTTTGCGAGGAACTGACGATTGGTTTATTAAGTTTTGTCAATACCACCATAACAATTGGGAGCTATTTGCCGGATCTTTTGCTCGACTTCTTTCCTAAAATGTCGAAGTCATTGGGCAAGCTGNTTCTGAATTTCACTTCAGAGACGTCGTTTGTAGATGATATTCAAGACGTTCNGCAAAGATTGGCTATGCTAAACAACTTTGGGCTTATTGTTTACGCTAATAATGTGCAGGCACCAGTCACCGTCAGAGGGCTTCATCTAATTACTATGGAAGCAATGGATTACATCCATCGGATAACAAAGAAGAGGGCTGACCGATCTGACAGCATcggaaattttttattttgggtgATGATAGNAAGGATGATTGAGTTGTTAGAGAAGGANTTGGTAGCNAAGTATGAAAACTACTATCCTAACCCTGCATTGGGCCATGCTTTTATGATNAATAATCTCAGTTACATAGAACAAAAGACGCGTGATTTGAAATTGAACGATGATTGGTTTCGACAAAACGCAACAAAGGTGGAACAATACTGCAACGTGCATCTAAGAAATAAGTCACAACAAGCTAATGCTGATGTTGATAGTACTCTTGGTAACTCAGTAGAATATCTGAGAAGGATTTCACAACAAGCTAATGCTGATGTTGATACTTCTCTTGGTAGCTCACCAGAAGATGGGGATCTTAGATTTCGAAGCCATCTACTCATTCAAACCAGTTCACATTCACAAGAAGATGTTCGTATCATCCAACAACTCACGAACTGTGTAAAGGAGCTTGAGAAGGAGAATCAGATGCTTGTTCCCAGGGTTTGTAGTCATGTGGACAAATACCTTAAAGCCGTGTTTGACTCCAAAGAAGTACCGGATCCCTATATTAACTTGGTGATGGATTCACTTCCATCGCAAATTATGAGGCGCCTTAAAGATACCGTGATGCGGATGGTGAATGCAGGTTTCATGGAAGAATGCAGCCAAATTTACATCAAATGGCGAAGGGAGTTTCTAGAACAATGTCTGCAGGCACTTGGGTTGCAATTTCAGACGCCCAGCAATGACGATTTTGAGAAGTGGTTAAAAACGTGCAAGGCAGCTGCAAAGGTACTATTTCCTAATGAAAAGAGACTCTGCGATTATCTCTTTCCAGAGAGACGTTTTGATGCGGATGTCTTCTTCGAGAAGGTTTACAAGAAACTGACGACTTGTCTACTGAGTTTTGCCGATATCACCATAACAACTGAGAGCCATTTGCCGAATCTTTTGTCCAACATCGTCCCTAAAATGTTGGAATCATTGCACGAACTGACAGGGGAGATCTCAGAGATGTGTTTTCCCAAATTGTCGTGCGTACCTGATCTTGAAGACTTTCGGAAAAAATTGTCTATTTTATGCAGTTTGAGGAATACTATTTACACTAATAATGTGCAGGCACCTGTTACTCACGGAGGGCTTCATCTGATAACTTGGGAAACAATGAACTACATCCTTAATAATTCTGACAACATCGGATATTCTTCATTTTGGGTGGTGATAGGAAGGATGATTGAGTTGTTAGAGAGCGAGTTGGAAGTAAAGTCTAAAGACTACTACGCCGACTCCGCATTAGGCTATATTTTTATGATCAATAATCTCAGCTACATAGAACAAAAGACGCGTGATTTAAAATTCCACGATGATTGGTTTCGACAAAACACAGTAAAGGTGGAACAAAAATGCAACCTGTATCTAAGAGGGTCGTGGAATAAGATGGTGGAGTTTTTGAAGGTTGAGACAGAGGAGTGGGCGGAAGCTGATGTGGTAACGGAGTTAATGATAGAAAATATCCGTTTGTTCAACCTGCACTTTGAGGAGACATGCACAATTCAATCTACATGGACTGTCTCTGATAAACTACTGAGggaacaaataataaaatccaTTGAAGGGTTCTTGTTGCCAGAATATGGAAAATTTTGTAACAGCTTTCTAGCTGTTCTTGGTAATCAAGCTTACGAGTATATTAAGTTTGGATTTATAGACATTCAAAATTGTCTCAGCCATTTGTTTCTTCTAGACGAGGAGATGAATCctaaatacaagaaaaatgtaTGA
- the LOC106752612 gene encoding uncharacterized protein LOC106752612 isoform X3, protein MVIHNQILRWLKKPKGKPDAYNVISWAAFATMSLGLSNXSQFGFXIDLLYFFCGGLTVQLMKIKLWLVTVGGGFSYSLLQLRYYPSDTDGENLRPEDHNQVIVQVNDSGSVNADVDSTQGTSPEDGDLRFQDHLLTQSNSSSQDGSVDDGLIIQQQLINCIKELEKENHMLVYMVCSHVDKYLKAVFDSKEVPDPDINLVMDALPSEIMRRLKETVKLMVDGGFKEECSDIYNKWRKEFLEQCLQKLGLQIELQFEESNEWKIMNWLDTCKVAEKIMFPNERKLCDYLFSGFSVAADVSFDKVCEELTIGLLSFVNTTITIGSYLPDLLLDFFPKMSKSLGKLXLNFTSETSFVDDIQDVXQRLAMLNNFGLIVYANNVQAPVTVRGLHLITMEAMDYIHRITKKRADRSDSIGNFLFWVMIXRMIELLEKXLVAKYENYYPNPALGHAFMXNNLSYIEQKTRDLKLNDDWFRQNATKVEQYCNVHLRNKSQQANADVDSTLGNSVEYLRRISQQANADVDTSLGSSPEDGDLRFRSHLLIQTSSHSQEDVRIIQQLTNCVKELEKENQMLVPRVCSHVDKYLKAVFDSKEVPDPYINLVMDSLPSQIMRRLKDTVMRMVNAGFMEECSQIYIKWRREFLEQCLQALGLQFQTPSNDDFEKWLKTCKAAAKVLFPNEKRLCDYLFPERRFDADVFFEKVYKKLTTCLLSFADITITTESHLPNLLSNIVPKMLESLHELTGEISEMCFPKLSCVPDLEDFRKKLSILCSLRNTIYTNNVQAPVTHGGLHLITWETMNYILNNSDNIGYSSFWVVIGRMIELLESELEVKSKDYYADSALGYIFMINNLSYIEQKTRDLKFHDDWFRQNTVKVEQKCNLYLRGSWNKMVEFLKVETEEWAEADVVTELMIENIRLFNLHFEETCTIQSTWTVSDKLLREQIIKSIEGFLLPEYGKFCNSFLAVLGNQAYEYIKFGFIDIQNCLSHLFLLDEEMNPKYKKNV, encoded by the exons ATGGTCATCCACAACCAAATTCTGAGATGGCTGAAGAAACCAAAG GGAAAACCAGATGCATACAACGTCATCTCTTGGGCTGCTTTTGCTACTATGTCGCTTGGCTTGTCAAATNTCAGTCAATTTGGATTCCANATTGATCTACTATATTTCTTCTGCGGAGGTCTAACAGTACAACTCATGAAGATCAAATTGTGGTTAGTCACTGTTGGAGGGGGTTTCAGTTATTCCCTCCTCCAGCTTCGTTACTATCCGAGCGACACAGACGGGGAGAACCTTCGGCCCGAGGACCACAATCAAGTAATCGTTCAAGTTAATGATTCAGGGAGTGTTAATGCTGATGTTGATAGTACTCAAGGCACCTCACCTGAAGATGGGGATCTTAGATTCCAAGACCATCTACTCACTCAAAGCAATTCATCTTCACAAGATGGAAGCGTTGATGATGGTCTTATCATCCAACAACAGCTCATCAATTGTATAAAGGAGCTTGAGAAGGAGAATCATATGCTTGTTTACATGGTTTGTAGTCACGTGGACAAATACCTTAAAGCCGTGTTCGACTCCAAAGAAGTACCGGATCCTGACATCAACTTAGTGATGGATGCACTTCCATCGGAAATTATGAGGCGCCTTAAGGAAACCGTGAAGCTGATGGTGGATGGAGGTTTTAAGGAGGAATGCAGCGACATTTACAACAAATGGCGAAAGGAGTTTCTGGAACAGTGTCTGCAGAAACTTGGGTTGCAAATTGAATTGCAATTTGAAGAGTCCAACGAATGGAAGATTATGAACTGGTTAGACACGTGCAAGGTAGCGGAGAAGATAATGTTTCCCAATGAAAGGAAACTCTGCGATTACCTCTTTTCAGG GTTTTCTGTCGCTGCGGATGTTTCCTTCGATAAGGTTTGCGAGGAACTGACGATTGGTTTATTAAGTTTTGTCAATACCACCATAACAATTGGGAGCTATTTGCCGGATCTTTTGCTCGACTTCTTTCCTAAAATGTCGAAGTCATTGGGCAAGCTGNTTCTGAATTTCACTTCAGAGACGTCGTTTGTAGATGATATTCAAGACGTTCNGCAAAGATTGGCTATGCTAAACAACTTTGGGCTTATTGTTTACGCTAATAATGTGCAGGCACCAGTCACCGTCAGAGGGCTTCATCTAATTACTATGGAAGCAATGGATTACATCCATCGGATAACAAAGAAGAGGGCTGACCGATCTGACAGCATcggaaattttttattttgggtgATGATAGNAAGGATGATTGAGTTGTTAGAGAAGGANTTGGTAGCNAAGTATGAAAACTACTATCCTAACCCTGCATTGGGCCATGCTTTTATGATNAATAATCTCAGTTACATAGAACAAAAGACGCGTGATTTGAAATTGAACGATGATTGGTTTCGACAAAACGCAACAAAGGTGGAACAATACTGCAACGTGCATCTAAGAAATAAGTCACAACAAGCTAATGCTGATGTTGATAGTACTCTTGGTAACTCAGTAGAATATCTGAGAAGGATTTCACAACAAGCTAATGCTGATGTTGATACTTCTCTTGGTAGCTCACCAGAAGATGGGGATCTTAGATTTCGAAGCCATCTACTCATTCAAACCAGTTCACATTCACAAGAAGATGTTCGTATCATCCAACAACTCACGAACTGTGTAAAGGAGCTTGAGAAGGAGAATCAGATGCTTGTTCCCAGGGTTTGTAGTCATGTGGACAAATACCTTAAAGCCGTGTTTGACTCCAAAGAAGTACCGGATCCCTATATTAACTTGGTGATGGATTCACTTCCATCGCAAATTATGAGGCGCCTTAAAGATACCGTGATGCGGATGGTGAATGCAGGTTTCATGGAAGAATGCAGCCAAATTTACATCAAATGGCGAAGGGAGTTTCTAGAACAATGTCTGCAGGCACTTGGGTTGCAATTTCAGACGCCCAGCAATGACGATTTTGAGAAGTGGTTAAAAACGTGCAAGGCAGCTGCAAAGGTACTATTTCCTAATGAAAAGAGACTCTGCGATTATCTCTTTCCAGAGAGACGTTTTGATGCGGATGTCTTCTTCGAGAAGGTTTACAAGAAACTGACGACTTGTCTACTGAGTTTTGCCGATATCACCATAACAACTGAGAGCCATTTGCCGAATCTTTTGTCCAACATCGTCCCTAAAATGTTGGAATCATTGCACGAACTGACAGGGGAGATCTCAGAGATGTGTTTTCCCAAATTGTCGTGCGTACCTGATCTTGAAGACTTTCGGAAAAAATTGTCTATTTTATGCAGTTTGAGGAATACTATTTACACTAATAATGTGCAGGCACCTGTTACTCACGGAGGGCTTCATCTGATAACTTGGGAAACAATGAACTACATCCTTAATAATTCTGACAACATCGGATATTCTTCATTTTGGGTGGTGATAGGAAGGATGATTGAGTTGTTAGAGAGCGAGTTGGAAGTAAAGTCTAAAGACTACTACGCCGACTCCGCATTAGGCTATATTTTTATGATCAATAATCTCAGCTACATAGAACAAAAGACGCGTGATTTAAAATTCCACGATGATTGGTTTCGACAAAACACAGTAAAGGTGGAACAAAAATGCAACCTGTATCTAAGAGGGTCGTGGAATAAGATGGTGGAGTTTTTGAAGGTTGAGACAGAGGAGTGGGCGGAAGCTGATGTGGTAACGGAGTTAATGATAGAAAATATCCGTTTGTTCAACCTGCACTTTGAGGAGACATGCACAATTCAATCTACATGGACTGTCTCTGATAAACTACTGAGggaacaaataataaaatccaTTGAAGGGTTCTTGTTGCCAGAATATGGAAAATTTTGTAACAGCTTTCTAGCTGTTCTTGGTAATCAAGCTTACGAGTATATTAAGTTTGGATTTATAGACATTCAAAATTGTCTCAGCCATTTGTTTCTTCTAGACGAGGAGATGAATCctaaatacaagaaaaatgtaTGA
- the LOC106752612 gene encoding uncharacterized protein LOC106752612 isoform X2, with the protein MVIHNQILRWLKKPKVLKFVCLTSSVVGLLCYALSSSFNYLLGNWSWWKMLLYIVFSFIICLAILFTPARSSSTSFRLESHLAFLVLIXTSVCSFLFDNVVKGKPDAYNVISWAAFATMSLGLSNXSQFGFXIDLLYFFCGGLTVQLMKIKLWLVTVGGGFSYSLLQLRYYPSDTDGENLRPEDHNQVIVQVNDSGSVNADVDSTQGTSPEDGDLRFQDHLLTQSNSSSQDGSVDDGLIIQQQLINCIKELEKENHMLVYMVCSHVDKYLKAVFDSKEVPDPDINLVMDALPSEIMRRLKETVKLMVDGGFKEECSDIYNKWRKEFLEQCLQKLGLQIELQFEESNEWKIMNWLDTCKVAEKIMFPNERKLCDYLFSGFSVAADVSFDKVCEELTIGLLSFVNTTITIGSYLPDLLLDFFPKMSKSLGKLXLNFTSETSFVDDIQDVXQRLAMLNNFGLIVYANNVQAPVTVRGLHLITMEAMDYIHRITKKRADRSDSIGNFLFWVMIXRMIELLEKXLVAKYENYYPNPALGHAFMXNNLSYIEQKTRDLKLNDDWFRQNATKVEQYCNVHLRNKSQQANADVDSTLGNSVEYLRRISQQANADVDTSLGSSPEDGDLRFRSHLLIQTSSHSQEDVRIIQQLTNCVKELEKENQMLVPRVCSHVDKYLKAVFDSKEVPDPYINLVMDSLPSQIMRRLKDTVMRMVNAGFMEECSQIYIKWRREFLEQCLQALGLQFQTPSNDDFEKWLKTCKAAAKVLFPNEKRLCDYLFPERRFDADVFFEKVYKKLTTCLLSFADITITTESHLPNLLSNIVPKMLESLHELTGEISEMCFPKLSCVPDLEDFRKKLSILCSLRNTIYTNNVQAPVTHGGLHLITWETMNYILNNSDNIGYSSFWVVIGRMIELLESELEVKSKDYYADSALGYIFMINNLSYIEQKTRDLKFHDDWFRQNTVKVEQKCNLYLRGSWNKMVEFLKVETEEWAEADVVTELMIENIRLFNLHFEETCTIQSTWTVSDKLLREQIIKSIEGFLLPEYGKFCNSFLAVLGNQAYEYIKFGFIDIQNCLSHLFLLDEEMNPKYKKNV; encoded by the exons ATGGTCATCCACAACCAAATTCTGAGATGGCTGAAGAAACCAAAGGTACTAAAATTTGTATGTCTTACTTCATCTGTTGTTGGGCTGTTATGTTATGCTCTCAGTTCCTCTTTCAACTATTTACTGGGAAACTGGAGCTGGTGGAAGATGCttctttatattgttttcaGTTTCATCATTTGTCTAGCCATCTTGTTCACACCGGCAAGGTCAAGCTCCACCTCTTTCCGGCTGGAATCTCATTTGGCATTTTTGGTTCTTATANTCACTTCTGTTTGTTCCTTTTTGTTTGATAACGTGGTGAAGGGAAAACCAGATGCATACAACGTCATCTCTTGGGCTGCTTTTGCTACTATGTCGCTTGGCTTGTCAAATNTCAGTCAATTTGGATTCCANATTGATCTACTATATTTCTTCTGCGGAGGTCTAACAGTACAACTCATGAAGATCAAATTGTGGTTAGTCACTGTTGGAGGGGGTTTCAGTTATTCCCTCCTCCAGCTTCGTTACTATCCGAGCGACACAGACGGGGAGAACCTTCGGCCCGAGGACCACAATCAAGTAATCGTTCAAGTTAATGATTCAGGGAGTGTTAATGCTGATGTTGATAGTACTCAAGGCACCTCACCTGAAGATGGGGATCTTAGATTCCAAGACCATCTACTCACTCAAAGCAATTCATCTTCACAAGATGGAAGCGTTGATGATGGTCTTATCATCCAACAACAGCTCATCAATTGTATAAAGGAGCTTGAGAAGGAGAATCATATGCTTGTTTACATGGTTTGTAGTCACGTGGACAAATACCTTAAAGCCGTGTTCGACTCCAAAGAAGTACCGGATCCTGACATCAACTTAGTGATGGATGCACTTCCATCGGAAATTATGAGGCGCCTTAAGGAAACCGTGAAGCTGATGGTGGATGGAGGTTTTAAGGAGGAATGCAGCGACATTTACAACAAATGGCGAAAGGAGTTTCTGGAACAGTGTCTGCAGAAACTTGGGTTGCAAATTGAATTGCAATTTGAAGAGTCCAACGAATGGAAGATTATGAACTGGTTAGACACGTGCAAGGTAGCGGAGAAGATAATGTTTCCCAATGAAAGGAAACTCTGCGATTACCTCTTTTCAGGGTTTTCTGTCGCTGCGGATGTTTCCTTCGATAAG GTTTGCGAGGAACTGACGATTGGTTTATTAAGTTTTGTCAATACCACCATAACAATTGGGAGCTATTTGCCGGATCTTTTGCTCGACTTCTTTCCTAAAATGTCGAAGTCATTGGGCAAGCTGNTTCTGAATTTCACTTCAGAGACGTCGTTTGTAGATGATATTCAAGACGTTCNGCAAAGATTGGCTATGCTAAACAACTTTGGGCTTATTGTTTACGCTAATAATGTGCAGGCACCAGTCACCGTCAGAGGGCTTCATCTAATTACTATGGAAGCAATGGATTACATCCATCGGATAACAAAGAAGAGGGCTGACCGATCTGACAGCATcggaaattttttattttgggtgATGATAGNAAGGATGATTGAGTTGTTAGAGAAGGANTTGGTAGCNAAGTATGAAAACTACTATCCTAACCCTGCATTGGGCCATGCTTTTATGATNAATAATCTCAGTTACATAGAACAAAAGACGCGTGATTTGAAATTGAACGATGATTGGTTTCGACAAAACGCAACAAAGGTGGAACAATACTGCAACGTGCATCTAAGAAATAAGTCACAACAAGCTAATGCTGATGTTGATAGTACTCTTGGTAACTCAGTAGAATATCTGAGAAGGATTTCACAACAAGCTAATGCTGATGTTGATACTTCTCTTGGTAGCTCACCAGAAGATGGGGATCTTAGATTTCGAAGCCATCTACTCATTCAAACCAGTTCACATTCACAAGAAGATGTTCGTATCATCCAACAACTCACGAACTGTGTAAAGGAGCTTGAGAAGGAGAATCAGATGCTTGTTCCCAGGGTTTGTAGTCATGTGGACAAATACCTTAAAGCCGTGTTTGACTCCAAAGAAGTACCGGATCCCTATATTAACTTGGTGATGGATTCACTTCCATCGCAAATTATGAGGCGCCTTAAAGATACCGTGATGCGGATGGTGAATGCAGGTTTCATGGAAGAATGCAGCCAAATTTACATCAAATGGCGAAGGGAGTTTCTAGAACAATGTCTGCAGGCACTTGGGTTGCAATTTCAGACGCCCAGCAATGACGATTTTGAGAAGTGGTTAAAAACGTGCAAGGCAGCTGCAAAGGTACTATTTCCTAATGAAAAGAGACTCTGCGATTATCTCTTTCCAGAGAGACGTTTTGATGCGGATGTCTTCTTCGAGAAGGTTTACAAGAAACTGACGACTTGTCTACTGAGTTTTGCCGATATCACCATAACAACTGAGAGCCATTTGCCGAATCTTTTGTCCAACATCGTCCCTAAAATGTTGGAATCATTGCACGAACTGACAGGGGAGATCTCAGAGATGTGTTTTCCCAAATTGTCGTGCGTACCTGATCTTGAAGACTTTCGGAAAAAATTGTCTATTTTATGCAGTTTGAGGAATACTATTTACACTAATAATGTGCAGGCACCTGTTACTCACGGAGGGCTTCATCTGATAACTTGGGAAACAATGAACTACATCCTTAATAATTCTGACAACATCGGATATTCTTCATTTTGGGTGGTGATAGGAAGGATGATTGAGTTGTTAGAGAGCGAGTTGGAAGTAAAGTCTAAAGACTACTACGCCGACTCCGCATTAGGCTATATTTTTATGATCAATAATCTCAGCTACATAGAACAAAAGACGCGTGATTTAAAATTCCACGATGATTGGTTTCGACAAAACACAGTAAAGGTGGAACAAAAATGCAACCTGTATCTAAGAGGGTCGTGGAATAAGATGGTGGAGTTTTTGAAGGTTGAGACAGAGGAGTGGGCGGAAGCTGATGTGGTAACGGAGTTAATGATAGAAAATATCCGTTTGTTCAACCTGCACTTTGAGGAGACATGCACAATTCAATCTACATGGACTGTCTCTGATAAACTACTGAGggaacaaataataaaatccaTTGAAGGGTTCTTGTTGCCAGAATATGGAAAATTTTGTAACAGCTTTCTAGCTGTTCTTGGTAATCAAGCTTACGAGTATATTAAGTTTGGATTTATAGACATTCAAAATTGTCTCAGCCATTTGTTTCTTCTAGACGAGGAGATGAATCctaaatacaagaaaaatgtaTGA